From one Anopheles cruzii chromosome 3, idAnoCruzAS_RS32_06, whole genome shotgun sequence genomic stretch:
- the LOC128275362 gene encoding endoplasmic reticulum transmembrane helix translocase isoform X1: protein MPFMVLYALWLYFWLFGADEYWDAGLPVLACIGFTQILVCLCCFWSVHVQTFVNCRKTKVPCRGSIAKVIPTENNGTSELVRIHQQNASGVDGGAETGNAEAELMYWFMFQKTKYIWDSDKAQFRSVEFPVHRTYEEYYESKGHLEEADVALALSTYGDNEMEMVVPEFFELFKERATAPFFVFQIFSVLLWCLDEYMYYSLFTLCMLVVFECVLVQQQLRNLSEIRKMGNKPYLVNVFRQRRWRPVNSAKLVPGDLVAVTRSQDENLVPCDLLLIRGSCIVDESMLTGESVPQMKESLENNTDEHKKVLDVEADGKLHVLFRGTKVVQHSAPSKGAMRSPDNGCIGYVLRTGFNTSQGKLLRTILFGVKRVTENNLETFAFILFLLVFAIAAATYVWIKGTADPERNRYKLFLECTLILTAIIPPDLPIELSLAVNTSLLQLAKVFVYCTEPFRMPFAGKVQICCFDKTGTLTSDNLQVEGVAGLRADASIVPIGEIPEQPVHVLASCHSLVQLDEGLVGDPLEKATLMAIDWNLTKGDTVVPRRSKFKALRIYHRFHFSSSLKRMSVLAGYLVPYSNETCYIGAVKGAPEVVVKMLRTVPDHYERTYLEYSRRGARVLALGYKAFGPLDNNTVRELKRDDVERDLEFAGFLIISCPLKPDSKSAIKEIIQASHKVMMITGDNPLTACHVAKELRFSRRTIVVLTPPDAGSETEDTDWHWESVSRELSIPLDASTVKKLYREYDFCITGEGLQYLDRERHSYLQQIMPYVTVFARFAPKQKEYVITTLKKLGYYTLMCGDGTNDVGALKHAHVGVSLLSHLPSRAERKQQREQQEEKEEKKKALKGAAAAGPNAAAAADEVNRRQLTPRERALLRAKENQERLQKALKEMDEEQVQIVKLGDASIAAPFTSRLTSINCVCHIIKQGRCTLVTTLQMFKILALNALISAYCQSVLYIDGVKHSDMQLTLHGLLTAACFLFITRSKPLKVLSKQAPLPNIFNLYSVSTILAQFAVHFAALIYMVHEANLRLPPREGKVKLNVDLDPDEKQEFEPNIVNSTVYIIGIAMQIATVAVNYKGHPFMESLRENRLLSYAIFSSSAMVLCLALGVLPDLLATFDVIDFEADFRRILVTVLIADMLLAYLVDRICSFLFGETRRKSDIIT from the exons ATGCCGTTCATGGTGCTCTACGCTCTGTGGCTGTACTTCTGGCTGTTTGGAGCCGATGAATATTGGGACGCCGGTCTTCCGGTGCTGGCCTGCATCGGCTTCACGCAGATTCTGGTGTGCCTGTGCTGTTTCTGGAGCGTTCACGTGCAAACGTTCGTCAACTGTCGTAAGACGAAGGTCCCGTGCCGGGGTTCGATTGCCAAAGTGATTCCGACCGAGAACAACGGAACATCGGAGCTGGTGCGCATTCACCAGCAGAATGCGTCCGGTGTCGACGGAGGCGCCGAAACGGGGAACGCAGAAGCAGAACTGATGTACTGGTTCATGTTTCAAAAAACCAAGTACATCTGGGACTCGGATAAGGCCCAGTTTCGCAGTGTCGAGTTTCCGGTCCATCGCACGTACGAGGAGTACTACGAGTCGAAGGGGCACCTAGAGGAAGCGGATGTGGCGTTAGCGCTCAGCACTTACGGAGATAACGAGATGGAAATGGTGGTGCCCGAATTTTTCGAGCTCTTCAAAGAGCGCGCCACGGCAccgtttttcgtgtttcaGATTTTCTCGGTGCTGCTCTGGTGTCTGGACGAGTACATGTACTACTCGCTGTTCACACTCTGCATGCTGGTCGTTTTCGAGTGCGTtctggtgcagcagcagctccgcaACTTGTCGGAGATCCGCAAGATGGGCAACAAGCCGTACCTGGTGAATGTGTTTCGCCAGCGCCGCTGGAGACCAGTCAACTCGGCCAAGCTCGTACCGGGCGATCTGGTGGCCGTAACACGGTCGCAGGACGAAAATCTGGTCCCGTGCGATCTGCTTCTGATCCGCGGATCGTGCATTGTCGATGAAAGCATGCTGACCGGCGAATCCGTGCCACAGATGAAGGAATCGCTCGAAAACAACACGGACGAGCACAAGAAGGTGCTCGACGTCGAAGCGGACGGAAAGTTGCACGTCCTGTTTCGGGGCACCAAAGTGGTGCAACATTCCGCACCCAGCAAGGGAGCGATGCGTTCGCCGGACAATGGCTGCATCGGGTACGTTCTGCGGACAGGATTCAACACCTCGCAGGGCAAGCTACTGCGCACGATCCTGTTCGGTGTGAAGCGCGTCACCGAGAACAACCTGGAAACATTCGCGTTCATCCTTTTCCTATTGGTGTTTGCGATCGCAGCGGCCACGTACGTGTGGATCAAGGGAACAGCAGACCCGGAACGGAATCGCTACAAACTGTTCCTCGAGTGTACGCTCATCCTAACGGCAATCATTCCGCCCGATCTCCCCATCGAGCTGTCGCTGGCCGTCAATACGTCGCTACTGCAGCTGGCCAAAGTGTTCGTGTACTGCACGGAACCGTTCCGTATGCCGTTTGCCGGAAAGGTGCAAATCTGTTGCTTCGATAAGACGGGCACCCTGACGAGTGATAATCTGCAGGTCGAAGGTGTGGCCGGATTGCGCGCGGATGCATCGATCGTACCGATCGGAGAGATCCCGGAGCAACCGGTACACGTGCTGGCTTCGTGCCATTCACTGGTGCAGCTCGACGAAGGGCTTGTCGGTGATCCGCTCGAAAAGGCCACCCTTATGGCGATCGACTGGAACCTTACGAAGGGCGACACGGTGGTGCCGAGGCGATCGAAATTCAAAGCTCTACGGATCTACCATCGATTCCACTTTTCGTCGTCCCTCAAACGGATGTCCGTGCTGGCCGGCTATCTGGTGCCGTACTCTAACGAAACATGCTACATCGGCGCAGTCAAGGGAGCCCCGGAAGTGGTCGTTAAAATGCTACGCACCGTACCGGACCACTATGAGCGTACCTACCTCGAATATTCACGCCGCGGGGCCCGTGTCCTCGCACTCGGCTACAAAGCGTTCGGTCCGCTCGACAACAATACGGTGCGCGAACTGAAGCGCGATGACGTAGAGCGGGACCTGGAGTTTGCAGGGTTTCTCATCATTTCCTGTCCATTGAAACCGGACTCAAAGTCCGCCATCAAGGAGATCATTCAGGCCTCGCACAAGGTGATGATGATCACGGGCGACAATCCGCTGACGGCGTGCCATGTCGCAAAGGAGCTACGCTTCAGTCGGCGCACGATCGTCGTCCTAACACCGCCGGATGCTGGGAGCGAAACCGAGGACACGGACTGGCACTGGGAATCGGTCAGTCGGGAGCTAAGCATTCCGCTCGATGCGAGCACCGTCAAGAAGCTGTACCGAGAGTATGATTTCTGTATCACCGGTGAAGGATTGCAGTATCTGGATCGTGAACGGCATTCCTACCTTCAGCAGATTATGCCGTATGTGACCGTTTTTGCGCGATTCGCTCCAAAGCAGAAAGAGTACGTCATCACGACACTCAAGAAGCTCGGCTACTACACGCTAATGTGCGGTGACGGAACGAACGACGTCGGAGCGTTGAAACACGCGCACGTCGGCGTGTCGCTGCTCAGCCACTTACCGTCCCGTGCCGAGCGGAAACAGCAAAGGGAACAGCAGgaagagaaggaagaaaaaaagaaagcgcTCAAAGGTGCCGCGGCTGCTGGGCCAAacgcggcagcggcagcagacgAAGTGAACCGTCGGCAGTTGACACCGCGTGAAAGGGCACTCCTGAGGGCCAAAGAGAACCAGGAGAGACTGCAAAAAGCCCTGAAGGAGATGGACGAAGAGCAAGTGCAGATTGTGAAGCTGGGTGATGCGAGCATCGCCGCTCCTTTCACCAGTCGTCTTACGTCCATCAACTGTG TGTGTCACATAATCAAGCAAGGCCGATGCACGCTGGTGACCACGCTGCAGATGTTCAAAATCCTTGCCCTCAACGCACTGATCTCCGCCTACTGCCAGTCGGTGTTGTACATCGACGGCGTGAAGCATAGCGATATGCAGCTCACACTGCACGGCCTGTTAACCGCCGCCTGCTTTCTGTTCATAACGCGCTCCAAACCACTGAAGGTGTTATCGAAGCAGGCGCCACTGCCAAACATCTTCAACCTGTACTCGGTGAGCACAATCCTGGCACAGTTTGCGGTCCACTTTGCGGCCCTCATTTACATGGTGCACGAAGCCAATCTACGTTTGCCCCCAAG GGAAGGCAAAGTAAAGCTGAACGTCGATCTGGATCCGGATGAGAAGCAAGAGTTTGAACCGAACATCGTGAACAGCACGGTGTACATTATCGGTATCGCGATGCAGATTGCAACGGTGGCCGTCAACTACAAGGGCCACCCGTTCATGGAGAGCCTACGGGAAAACCGATTGCTCTCGTACGCGATCTTCAGCTCGAGCGCGATGGTCCTGTGCCTGGCGCTGGGCGTTTTGCCCGATCTGCTCGCCACCTTCGATGTCATCGACTTCGAAGCGGAT TTTCGCCGAATTCTTGTCACCGTACTGATAGCGGACATGCTGCTGGCCTACCTAGTCGATCGCATCTGTTcgtttctcttcggcgaaacgCGTCGAAAGTCGGACATCATTACTTAA
- the LOC128275364 gene encoding GILT-like protein 1, which yields MFQKRQLRFIYLVILIVVIVLIYKSFTSPHRSSSDEEHGPDARVEQTSDEAAPKPSDAPIYVMVFYEALCPDSKYFVLRQLQPAFQRAPSIMEIQFIPYGKATTTTKQDGSLAFDCQHGPIECEANIIHACVVEAVHDAKTRLDMVACMIRDNIIPRESFQRCAKEHGVEIESIQKCYDSPHGAELLKLHGEATHALRPQVSFIPTITLDGSQGNQKTILKDLFGSVCQVAAGRGPLPEVCK from the exons atgttccaaaaaCGGCAGCTTCGTTTCATCTATCTCGTCATACTGATCGTTGTGATCGTGTTGATTTACAAAAGTTTTACCAGCCCccatcgatcgtcgtcggatgAGGAACACGGTCCGGACGCCAGAGTGGAACAAACGTCCGATGAAGCCGCTCCAAAGCCGTCCGATGCTCCGATTTACGTGATGGTGTTCTACGAGGCACTGTGCCCCGACTCGAAGTACTTTGTGCTGCGTCAACTACAGCCCGCCTTCCAGCGAGCGCCTTCGATAATGGAAATTCAGTTCATTCCGTACGGCAAGGCGACG accaccaccaaacaGGACGGATCATTGGCGTTCGATTGTCAGCACGGACCGATCGAGTGTGAAGCAAACATAATCCACGCGTGCGTTGTCGAAGCAGTGCACGATGCGAAAACGCGGCTCGATATGGTGGCCTGCATGATCCGCGATAATATTATTCCGCGGGAGTCCTTCCAACGATGCGCCAAAGAGCACGGTGTGGAGATCGAATCGATACAAAAGTGCTACGACAGTCCGCATGGTGCCGAATTGCTAAAGTTGCACGGTGAGGCGACACACGCCCTGCGACCGCAGGTTAGCTTCATACCGACGATCACGCTCGATGGATCGCAGGGCAATCAGAAGACGATTCTGAAGGATCTGTTCGGCTCCGTGTGCCAGGTGGCTGCCGGCAGAGGGCCGCTGCCGGAGGTGTGCAAATGA
- the LOC128273404 gene encoding ruvB-like helicase 2, with protein sequence MAELDKIEIRDVTRIERIGAHSHIRGLGLDDVLEARAVSQGMVGQKEARRAAGIVVQMVREGKIAGRCILLAGEPSTGKTAIAVGMAQALGNETPFTSMSGSEIYSLEMNKTEALSQALRKSIGLRIKEETEIIEGEVVEIQIDRPATGTGQKVGKVTMKTTDMETNYDLGNKIIECFIKEKIQAGDIITIDKASGKVSKLGRSFTRARDYDATGTQTRFVQCPEGELQKRKEVVHTVSLHEIDVINSRTHGFLALFAGDTGEIKQEVRDQINSKVIEWREEGKAEINPGVLFIDECHMLDIECFSFLNRALESDMAPVVVMATNRGITKIRGTHYRSPHGIPIDLLDRMIIIRTLPYTEKEIKEVLKIRCEEEDCQISSDALMVLGRIATETSLRYAIQSITTANLVSKRRKGAEITVEDIRKVYSLFLDEKRSSKILKEYQDEYLFYDDSLPRPGADGEQAQPAQQQQPMEVEGN encoded by the coding sequence ATGGCCGAACTGGATAAGATCGAAATTCGCGACGTAACGCGCATAGAACGTATCGGTGCTCATTCGCACATTCGTGGCCTCGGGTTAGACGATGTACTGGAGGCTCGCGCTGTCTCGCAGGGCATGGTGGGCCAAAAGGAGGCACGTCGAGCTGCCGGTATCGTGGTTCAGATGGTGCGGGAAGGAAAGATTGCTGGCCGTTGCATCCTGTTGGCCGGTGAACCCAGTACCGGCAAAACGGCCATTGCGGTCGGTATGGCACAGGCGCTTGGAAACGAAACTCCCTTCACCAGCATGTCCGGCTCTGAGATCTACTCGCTGGAGATGAACAAAACCGAAGCTCTGTCGCAGGCGCTACGCAAGAGCATCGGATTGCGGATCAAGGAGGAAACGGAAATTATCGAGGGTGAAGTGGTGGAGATACagatcgatcggccggcgaccgggaccgggcagaAGGTGGGCAAAGTGACGATGAAAACAACCGACATGGAAACGAACTATGATCTCGGCAACAAGATCATCGAATGTTTCATCAAGGAAAAGATCCAGGCCGGTGACATTATCACCATCGATAAAGCGTCAGGGAAGGTTTCCAAACTGGGACGTAGTTTCACACGCGCCCGGGACTATGATGCGACCGGAACGCAAACCCGCTTCGTGCAGTGTCCGGAAGGTGAACTGCAGAAACGTAAGGAAGTTGTGCACACGGTGTCGTTGCACGAAATCGATGTTATCAACAGCCGGACGCATGGCTTTCTGGCCCTTTTCGCGGGGGACACGGGTGAAATTAAACAGGAAGTACGGGATCAGATCAACAGCAAGGTGATCGAGTGGCGCGAGGAAGGCAAAGCCGAAATCAACCCAGGGGTCCTGTTTATCGATGAGTGTCACATGCTCGATATCGAGTGTTTCTCCTTCTTGAACCGTGCCCTGGAGAGCGATATGGCTCCCGTCGTGGTGATGGCAACGAATCGGGGTATTACAAAAATCCGAGGCACTCACTACCGCAGTCCTCACGGCATTCCGATCGACCTGCTCGATCGTATGATCATCATTCGTACGCTACCGTACACGGAGAAGGAAATCAAGGAGGTTCTGAAGATTCGTTGCGAGGAGGAGGACTGCCAGATTAGTAGCGATGCGCTGATGGTGCTGGGCAGGATTGCGACCGAAACCAGCCTGCGGTATGCAATTCAATCGATAACGACCGCAAACTTGGTGAGCAAACGGCGAAAGGGGGCCGAAATAACGGTCGAAGACATTCGCAAGGTTTATTCGCTGTTTCTGGACGAGAAGCGCTCGAGCAAGATACTGAAAGAGTACCAGGATGAATATCTTTTCTATGACGATAGTCTCCCGCGACCAGGCGCTGATGGTGAACAGGCACAgccagcgcagcagcaacaaccgatGGAAGTGGAGGGAAACTAA
- the LOC128275362 gene encoding endoplasmic reticulum transmembrane helix translocase isoform X2 has translation MPFMVLYALWLYFWLFGADEYWDAGLPVLACIGFTQILVCLCCFWSVHVQTFVNCRKTKVPCRGSIAKVIPTENNGTSELVRIHQQNASEAELMYWFMFQKTKYIWDSDKAQFRSVEFPVHRTYEEYYESKGHLEEADVALALSTYGDNEMEMVVPEFFELFKERATAPFFVFQIFSVLLWCLDEYMYYSLFTLCMLVVFECVLVQQQLRNLSEIRKMGNKPYLVNVFRQRRWRPVNSAKLVPGDLVAVTRSQDENLVPCDLLLIRGSCIVDESMLTGESVPQMKESLENNTDEHKKVLDVEADGKLHVLFRGTKVVQHSAPSKGAMRSPDNGCIGYVLRTGFNTSQGKLLRTILFGVKRVTENNLETFAFILFLLVFAIAAATYVWIKGTADPERNRYKLFLECTLILTAIIPPDLPIELSLAVNTSLLQLAKVFVYCTEPFRMPFAGKVQICCFDKTGTLTSDNLQVEGVAGLRADASIVPIGEIPEQPVHVLASCHSLVQLDEGLVGDPLEKATLMAIDWNLTKGDTVVPRRSKFKALRIYHRFHFSSSLKRMSVLAGYLVPYSNETCYIGAVKGAPEVVVKMLRTVPDHYERTYLEYSRRGARVLALGYKAFGPLDNNTVRELKRDDVERDLEFAGFLIISCPLKPDSKSAIKEIIQASHKVMMITGDNPLTACHVAKELRFSRRTIVVLTPPDAGSETEDTDWHWESVSRELSIPLDASTVKKLYREYDFCITGEGLQYLDRERHSYLQQIMPYVTVFARFAPKQKEYVITTLKKLGYYTLMCGDGTNDVGALKHAHVGVSLLSHLPSRAERKQQREQQEEKEEKKKALKGAAAAGPNAAAAADEVNRRQLTPRERALLRAKENQERLQKALKEMDEEQVQIVKLGDASIAAPFTSRLTSINCVCHIIKQGRCTLVTTLQMFKILALNALISAYCQSVLYIDGVKHSDMQLTLHGLLTAACFLFITRSKPLKVLSKQAPLPNIFNLYSVSTILAQFAVHFAALIYMVHEANLRLPPREGKVKLNVDLDPDEKQEFEPNIVNSTVYIIGIAMQIATVAVNYKGHPFMESLRENRLLSYAIFSSSAMVLCLALGVLPDLLATFDVIDFEADFRRILVTVLIADMLLAYLVDRICSFLFGETRRKSDIIT, from the exons ATGCCGTTCATGGTGCTCTACGCTCTGTGGCTGTACTTCTGGCTGTTTGGAGCCGATGAATATTGGGACGCCGGTCTTCCGGTGCTGGCCTGCATCGGCTTCACGCAGATTCTGGTGTGCCTGTGCTGTTTCTGGAGCGTTCACGTGCAAACGTTCGTCAACTGTCGTAAGACGAAGGTCCCGTGCCGGGGTTCGATTGCCAAAGTGATTCCGACCGAGAACAACGGAACATCGGAGCTGGTGCGCATTCACCAGCAGAATGCGTCCG AAGCAGAACTGATGTACTGGTTCATGTTTCAAAAAACCAAGTACATCTGGGACTCGGATAAGGCCCAGTTTCGCAGTGTCGAGTTTCCGGTCCATCGCACGTACGAGGAGTACTACGAGTCGAAGGGGCACCTAGAGGAAGCGGATGTGGCGTTAGCGCTCAGCACTTACGGAGATAACGAGATGGAAATGGTGGTGCCCGAATTTTTCGAGCTCTTCAAAGAGCGCGCCACGGCAccgtttttcgtgtttcaGATTTTCTCGGTGCTGCTCTGGTGTCTGGACGAGTACATGTACTACTCGCTGTTCACACTCTGCATGCTGGTCGTTTTCGAGTGCGTtctggtgcagcagcagctccgcaACTTGTCGGAGATCCGCAAGATGGGCAACAAGCCGTACCTGGTGAATGTGTTTCGCCAGCGCCGCTGGAGACCAGTCAACTCGGCCAAGCTCGTACCGGGCGATCTGGTGGCCGTAACACGGTCGCAGGACGAAAATCTGGTCCCGTGCGATCTGCTTCTGATCCGCGGATCGTGCATTGTCGATGAAAGCATGCTGACCGGCGAATCCGTGCCACAGATGAAGGAATCGCTCGAAAACAACACGGACGAGCACAAGAAGGTGCTCGACGTCGAAGCGGACGGAAAGTTGCACGTCCTGTTTCGGGGCACCAAAGTGGTGCAACATTCCGCACCCAGCAAGGGAGCGATGCGTTCGCCGGACAATGGCTGCATCGGGTACGTTCTGCGGACAGGATTCAACACCTCGCAGGGCAAGCTACTGCGCACGATCCTGTTCGGTGTGAAGCGCGTCACCGAGAACAACCTGGAAACATTCGCGTTCATCCTTTTCCTATTGGTGTTTGCGATCGCAGCGGCCACGTACGTGTGGATCAAGGGAACAGCAGACCCGGAACGGAATCGCTACAAACTGTTCCTCGAGTGTACGCTCATCCTAACGGCAATCATTCCGCCCGATCTCCCCATCGAGCTGTCGCTGGCCGTCAATACGTCGCTACTGCAGCTGGCCAAAGTGTTCGTGTACTGCACGGAACCGTTCCGTATGCCGTTTGCCGGAAAGGTGCAAATCTGTTGCTTCGATAAGACGGGCACCCTGACGAGTGATAATCTGCAGGTCGAAGGTGTGGCCGGATTGCGCGCGGATGCATCGATCGTACCGATCGGAGAGATCCCGGAGCAACCGGTACACGTGCTGGCTTCGTGCCATTCACTGGTGCAGCTCGACGAAGGGCTTGTCGGTGATCCGCTCGAAAAGGCCACCCTTATGGCGATCGACTGGAACCTTACGAAGGGCGACACGGTGGTGCCGAGGCGATCGAAATTCAAAGCTCTACGGATCTACCATCGATTCCACTTTTCGTCGTCCCTCAAACGGATGTCCGTGCTGGCCGGCTATCTGGTGCCGTACTCTAACGAAACATGCTACATCGGCGCAGTCAAGGGAGCCCCGGAAGTGGTCGTTAAAATGCTACGCACCGTACCGGACCACTATGAGCGTACCTACCTCGAATATTCACGCCGCGGGGCCCGTGTCCTCGCACTCGGCTACAAAGCGTTCGGTCCGCTCGACAACAATACGGTGCGCGAACTGAAGCGCGATGACGTAGAGCGGGACCTGGAGTTTGCAGGGTTTCTCATCATTTCCTGTCCATTGAAACCGGACTCAAAGTCCGCCATCAAGGAGATCATTCAGGCCTCGCACAAGGTGATGATGATCACGGGCGACAATCCGCTGACGGCGTGCCATGTCGCAAAGGAGCTACGCTTCAGTCGGCGCACGATCGTCGTCCTAACACCGCCGGATGCTGGGAGCGAAACCGAGGACACGGACTGGCACTGGGAATCGGTCAGTCGGGAGCTAAGCATTCCGCTCGATGCGAGCACCGTCAAGAAGCTGTACCGAGAGTATGATTTCTGTATCACCGGTGAAGGATTGCAGTATCTGGATCGTGAACGGCATTCCTACCTTCAGCAGATTATGCCGTATGTGACCGTTTTTGCGCGATTCGCTCCAAAGCAGAAAGAGTACGTCATCACGACACTCAAGAAGCTCGGCTACTACACGCTAATGTGCGGTGACGGAACGAACGACGTCGGAGCGTTGAAACACGCGCACGTCGGCGTGTCGCTGCTCAGCCACTTACCGTCCCGTGCCGAGCGGAAACAGCAAAGGGAACAGCAGgaagagaaggaagaaaaaaagaaagcgcTCAAAGGTGCCGCGGCTGCTGGGCCAAacgcggcagcggcagcagacgAAGTGAACCGTCGGCAGTTGACACCGCGTGAAAGGGCACTCCTGAGGGCCAAAGAGAACCAGGAGAGACTGCAAAAAGCCCTGAAGGAGATGGACGAAGAGCAAGTGCAGATTGTGAAGCTGGGTGATGCGAGCATCGCCGCTCCTTTCACCAGTCGTCTTACGTCCATCAACTGTG TGTGTCACATAATCAAGCAAGGCCGATGCACGCTGGTGACCACGCTGCAGATGTTCAAAATCCTTGCCCTCAACGCACTGATCTCCGCCTACTGCCAGTCGGTGTTGTACATCGACGGCGTGAAGCATAGCGATATGCAGCTCACACTGCACGGCCTGTTAACCGCCGCCTGCTTTCTGTTCATAACGCGCTCCAAACCACTGAAGGTGTTATCGAAGCAGGCGCCACTGCCAAACATCTTCAACCTGTACTCGGTGAGCACAATCCTGGCACAGTTTGCGGTCCACTTTGCGGCCCTCATTTACATGGTGCACGAAGCCAATCTACGTTTGCCCCCAAG GGAAGGCAAAGTAAAGCTGAACGTCGATCTGGATCCGGATGAGAAGCAAGAGTTTGAACCGAACATCGTGAACAGCACGGTGTACATTATCGGTATCGCGATGCAGATTGCAACGGTGGCCGTCAACTACAAGGGCCACCCGTTCATGGAGAGCCTACGGGAAAACCGATTGCTCTCGTACGCGATCTTCAGCTCGAGCGCGATGGTCCTGTGCCTGGCGCTGGGCGTTTTGCCCGATCTGCTCGCCACCTTCGATGTCATCGACTTCGAAGCGGAT TTTCGCCGAATTCTTGTCACCGTACTGATAGCGGACATGCTGCTGGCCTACCTAGTCGATCGCATCTGTTcgtttctcttcggcgaaacgCGTCGAAAGTCGGACATCATTACTTAA